A genomic window from Sphingomonas taxi includes:
- a CDS encoding NepR family anti-sigma factor has protein sequence MLELPSDKDTKTSSKKSPAKVQSKDRDMGAALRSAYQRTIDESVPDEMLDLLNKLA, from the coding sequence ATGTTGGAACTGCCCAGCGACAAGGACACGAAAACGTCTTCCAAAAAGTCTCCTGCCAAGGTTCAGAGCAAGGATCGCGACATGGGCGCGGCACTTCGCTCCGCGTACCAGCGGACGATTGATGAAAGCGTTCCCGACGAAATGCTCGACCTGCTGAACAAGCTCGCCTAG
- a CDS encoding sensor histidine kinase, translated as MATPFAAASSTRRAAMAPVSALSRLPTGAKLFITLSIALLLLALIAIGATLQTGRTADAEARARLRIAANESARSIAIELIGDMTALRVAVNALQADAGDAPSCARAQGVFAQQATTGTRFSIVDRNGRLLCGEPLDSNVSIDTSTAVGAAIVPDKGLILSVAGPRRGPSARVFFPRPFLARLATPTSRAVPLASALVHDDTSLDLASIPDLGPLDRVETVETDLGLGGLTLRTSTRSAPITSSFLVALMLPLLMWAAAAGLAWFIVDRLLIRPLRLLRASVASYTPGEVIDPGQLGPLPAQEIRELGDTFRAISRTVALHEAGLAEAVVRQTKLTREVHHRVKNNLQVISSLINFHARGAPSPDATAAYASIQRRVDALAVVHRNHFAEMEDNRGLNLRAVIGELASNIRATAPEGATSLSIALDVDPYLVNQDVAVAVAFLVTETIELAMNCDRAAQIRVAVKPGDDDAKAKLRVVSRAFVASETLETLLSTRYGRVIEGLSRQLRAPLHHDPMTGAYEIAIAVLGRD; from the coding sequence ATGGCCACACCCTTCGCCGCGGCATCCTCCACCCGACGCGCGGCAATGGCCCCGGTGTCGGCGCTTTCGCGTTTGCCGACGGGCGCCAAGCTGTTCATCACGCTCAGCATCGCATTGCTGTTACTGGCGCTGATCGCGATCGGGGCGACGCTGCAGACCGGACGGACCGCGGATGCCGAGGCGCGGGCGCGGCTGCGTATCGCTGCCAACGAGAGTGCGCGCAGCATCGCGATCGAGCTGATCGGCGACATGACCGCTTTGCGCGTCGCGGTGAATGCGCTCCAGGCCGATGCCGGCGATGCGCCGAGTTGCGCGCGGGCGCAGGGCGTATTTGCGCAACAGGCGACGACGGGTACGCGCTTCTCGATCGTCGATCGCAATGGCCGGCTGCTGTGCGGCGAACCGCTCGACAGCAACGTCTCGATCGATACCAGCACCGCGGTCGGCGCGGCGATCGTTCCCGACAAGGGCCTGATCCTGTCGGTTGCCGGCCCGCGCCGCGGGCCGAGCGCGCGCGTCTTCTTCCCCCGCCCCTTTCTCGCACGGCTCGCCACGCCGACCAGCCGCGCCGTGCCGCTCGCCAGCGCGCTGGTGCACGACGACACCTCGCTCGACCTCGCCAGCATTCCCGACCTCGGCCCGCTCGATCGCGTCGAGACCGTCGAGACCGACCTCGGCCTCGGCGGCCTGACGCTGCGGACGAGCACGCGCAGCGCGCCGATCACCTCGTCCTTCCTCGTCGCGCTGATGCTGCCGCTGTTGATGTGGGCGGCCGCGGCGGGATTGGCATGGTTCATCGTCGACCGGCTGCTGATCCGCCCGCTGCGCCTGCTGCGCGCCAGCGTCGCCTCCTACACGCCGGGTGAAGTGATCGACCCGGGCCAGCTCGGACCGTTGCCGGCGCAGGAGATCCGCGAGCTCGGCGACACCTTCCGCGCGATCAGCCGCACCGTCGCGCTGCACGAGGCCGGCTTGGCCGAGGCGGTGGTGCGGCAGACCAAATTGACGCGCGAGGTCCACCATCGCGTCAAGAACAACCTCCAGGTCATCTCCAGCCTGATCAATTTCCATGCGCGCGGTGCGCCGAGCCCCGATGCGACCGCGGCCTATGCGTCGATCCAGCGTCGCGTCGACGCGCTCGCGGTCGTCCACCGCAACCATTTCGCCGAGATGGAGGACAATCGCGGGCTCAACCTGCGTGCGGTGATCGGCGAACTGGCATCGAACATCCGCGCCACGGCGCCCGAAGGCGCGACCAGCCTGTCGATCGCGCTCGACGTCGACCCCTATCTCGTCAATCAGGACGTCGCGGTGGCGGTCGCCTTTCTCGTCACCGAGACGATCGAGCTAGCGATGAATTGCGACCGTGCCGCGCAGATCCGCGTCGCGGTAAAACCCGGCGACGACGACGCCAAGGCGAAGCTCCGCGTCGTCTCGCGCGCCTTCGTCGCGAGCGAGACGCTGGAGACCTTGCTGTCGACCCGCTACGGCCGGGTGATCGAGGGTCTGTCGCGCCAATTGCGGGCGCCGCTGCACCACGATCCGATGACCGGCGCCTATGAAATCGCCATCGCCGTGCTGGGCCGCGACTGA
- a CDS encoding entericidin A/B family lipoprotein, translated as MRKVLGLVVVAGALMVSACNTVEGVGKDVKSAGSTVAKTADDAK; from the coding sequence ATGCGTAAGGTTCTCGGATTGGTCGTCGTCGCGGGTGCGCTCATGGTCAGCGCGTGCAACACGGTCGAAGGCGTCGGCAAGGACGTAAAGTCGGCCGGCAGCACGGTCGCCAAGACCGCCGACGACGCCAAGTAA
- the tatC gene encoding twin-arginine translocase subunit TatC — MDIEDEVDASRAPLLDHLIELRRRLLYCIAALVVAFGLSYWFAEDIFAFLVQPLLSAGQKTVIYTQIFEAFFVKVKVAFFAAMMIAFPVIANQLWQFVAPGLYRKEKRALLPFILATPILFIGGAALAYYMAIPMALHFLLSFQGNVGGVHQEALPAIGNYLSFVMQFLFAFGIAFLLPVLLMLLERAGIITRKQLIGARRYAIVGATAIAAVLTPPDLMSQVLLAVPLILLYEVAIIGIWFTERKRLKVAGTDIVEA; from the coding sequence ATGGACATCGAGGACGAGGTCGACGCCAGCCGCGCGCCGTTGCTCGACCATCTCATCGAATTGCGCCGGCGCCTGCTCTATTGCATCGCCGCGCTCGTCGTCGCCTTCGGCCTGAGCTATTGGTTCGCGGAGGATATCTTCGCCTTCCTCGTCCAGCCGCTGCTGTCGGCCGGGCAGAAGACGGTGATCTACACGCAGATCTTCGAGGCGTTCTTCGTCAAGGTGAAGGTCGCCTTCTTCGCCGCGATGATGATCGCCTTTCCGGTGATCGCCAACCAGCTCTGGCAGTTCGTCGCGCCCGGCCTGTACCGCAAGGAGAAGCGCGCGTTACTGCCCTTCATCCTCGCGACCCCGATCCTCTTCATCGGCGGCGCCGCACTCGCTTATTATATGGCGATCCCGATGGCGCTGCATTTCCTGCTGAGCTTCCAGGGCAACGTCGGCGGCGTCCATCAGGAAGCGCTGCCGGCGATCGGCAACTATCTGTCGTTCGTGATGCAGTTCCTCTTCGCCTTCGGCATTGCGTTCCTGCTGCCGGTGTTGCTGATGCTGCTCGAACGGGCCGGGATCATCACGCGCAAGCAGCTGATCGGCGCACGGCGCTATGCGATCGTCGGCGCGACGGCGATCGCCGCGGTGCTGACGCCGCCAGACCTGATGAGCCAGGTGCTGCTCGCCGTGCCGTTGATCCTGCTTTACGAGGTCGCGATCATCGGCATCTGGTTCACCGAACGCAAGCGGTTGAAGGTCGCGGGCACCGACATCGTCGAGGCGTAA
- the tatB gene encoding Sec-independent protein translocase protein TatB, whose amino-acid sequence MFDIAPSEFLLVAFVALVVIGPKDLPKAMRVVGYWVGKARGVARSFRQGFDNMVREAELEEMEKRWAAENARIMAEHPVSSEAESVAAAEPVAAADPAGQAEPDAPVMVEKPVVTPAPEHKPAPHPDTTPS is encoded by the coding sequence ATGTTCGATATCGCGCCGTCCGAATTCCTGCTGGTCGCTTTCGTGGCGCTGGTGGTGATCGGACCCAAGGACCTGCCGAAGGCGATGCGGGTCGTCGGCTATTGGGTCGGCAAGGCGCGCGGTGTCGCGCGCTCCTTCCGCCAGGGTTTCGACAATATGGTCCGCGAGGCGGAGCTGGAAGAAATGGAGAAGCGCTGGGCCGCGGAGAATGCCCGGATCATGGCCGAGCATCCGGTGTCGTCGGAGGCGGAATCGGTTGCCGCCGCCGAACCGGTCGCGGCGGCCGATCCGGCGGGGCAGGCCGAGCCTGATGCGCCCGTGATGGTCGAAAAGCCGGTCGTCACGCCGGCACCCGAGCACAAGCCGGCGCCGCATCCGGATACCACGCCATCATGA
- a CDS encoding twin-arginine translocase TatA/TatE family subunit: MGSFSPIHLLVLAVVAILLLGGGRFSNLMGDVAKGVKNFKKGMAEHDDDVPAKPAPRIEAQKAAEPAFDRDGERVRDDR, encoded by the coding sequence ATGGGCAGCTTCAGCCCGATCCATCTGCTCGTTCTTGCCGTCGTCGCGATTCTGCTGCTCGGCGGCGGCCGATTCTCCAACCTGATGGGCGATGTCGCCAAGGGTGTGAAGAACTTCAAGAAGGGCATGGCCGAACACGACGACGACGTCCCCGCCAAGCCGGCACCGCGCATCGAAGCACAGAAGGCCGCCGAGCCCGCGTTCGATCGCGACGGCGAGCGCGTCCGCGACGACCGTTAA
- the scpB gene encoding SMC-Scp complex subunit ScpB has translation MTPPDDAMRAVEALLFAAAEPLGVDSIRAYVGNVDVRAVLARLERDYAGRGIALVRRGDRWHFETAPDLAHLLRRDREEVRRLSRAGIETLAIIAYHEPVTRAEIEAIRGVATAKGTLDVLMEAGWVRPAGRRELPGRPLLYATTPGFLDHFGLESRRDLPGIDDLRAAGLLDPVDLALEEALEVAKDSDSD, from the coding sequence ATGACGCCCCCCGACGACGCGATGCGCGCGGTGGAGGCGCTGCTGTTCGCCGCGGCCGAGCCGCTCGGCGTCGATTCGATCCGCGCCTATGTCGGCAACGTCGATGTGCGCGCCGTGCTCGCCCGGCTCGAACGCGATTATGCCGGCCGCGGCATCGCTCTGGTCCGCCGCGGCGACCGCTGGCATTTCGAGACCGCGCCCGATCTCGCGCATCTGCTCCGTCGCGATCGCGAGGAGGTGCGCCGGCTGAGCCGCGCCGGCATCGAGACGCTGGCGATCATCGCCTATCACGAACCCGTCACCCGCGCCGAGATCGAGGCGATCCGCGGCGTCGCCACCGCCAAGGGGACGCTGGACGTGCTGATGGAGGCGGGGTGGGTGCGCCCGGCGGGGCGGCGCGAGCTGCCGGGTCGACCGTTGCTCTATGCGACGACGCCGGGCTTCCTCGACCATTTCGGCCTCGAAAGCCGTCGTGACCTGCCGGGGATCGACGACCTGCGCGCCGCCGGCCTGCTCGATCCCGTCGACCTTGCGCTCGAGGAAGCTTTGGAGGTGGCAAAGGACTCCGATAGCGATTAG
- a CDS encoding segregation and condensation protein A, whose amino-acid sequence MAEPEQLTLDLEGWEGPLDLLLTLARAQKVDLRKLSILALVEQYLRYIQQRQTLQLEVAADYLVMAAWLAYLKSALLLPRDPEQEPDPEELALRLQLRLERLAAMREAGARLMARDRLGRDVFLRRAPEGLRTIRHARWQAEIYDLIAAYGRVSARTRPVMHVVADREVMTLEAALERVSRLIGVHLDWTTLESFLPDGSGRLRKSALASSFLAALELAKQGRVELRQSAPFAPLYLRALQ is encoded by the coding sequence ATGGCCGAACCCGAACAGCTCACGCTCGATCTGGAAGGGTGGGAGGGGCCGCTCGACCTGCTGCTGACTCTGGCGCGCGCGCAGAAGGTCGATCTGCGCAAACTGTCGATCCTCGCGCTGGTCGAGCAATATCTCCGCTACATCCAGCAACGCCAGACGCTGCAACTGGAGGTCGCCGCCGATTATCTCGTGATGGCGGCGTGGCTTGCCTATCTGAAGTCGGCGCTGCTGCTGCCGCGCGACCCGGAGCAGGAGCCCGACCCCGAGGAACTCGCGCTGCGCCTGCAATTGCGGCTCGAACGGCTCGCCGCGATGCGCGAGGCGGGTGCGCGGCTGATGGCGCGCGACCGGCTGGGCCGCGACGTCTTCCTGCGGCGCGCGCCGGAGGGGCTGCGGACGATCCGCCACGCCCGCTGGCAGGCGGAGATCTACGACCTCATCGCGGCCTATGGCCGGGTCAGCGCACGCACCCGCCCGGTGATGCACGTCGTCGCCGATCGCGAGGTGATGACACTGGAAGCGGCGCTGGAGCGCGTGTCGCGTCTGATCGGCGTGCACCTCGACTGGACGACGCTGGAGAGCTTCCTGCCCGACGGATCGGGGCGGCTGCGCAAGTCGGCGCTCGCCTCGTCCTTCCTCGCCGCACTCGAACTCGCCAAACAGGGCAGGGTGGAATTGCGCCAGTCGGCGCCGTTCGCGCCGCTGTATCTCAGGGCGCTGCAATGA
- a CDS encoding glycoside hydrolase family 3 N-terminal domain-containing protein, giving the protein MKPVIFGIAGLALTPDERAFFAEADPAGYILFKRNIRDREQVRALTDALRDLSGRADLPILIDQEGGRVARMGPPEWPAFPAGPAFAALYDTAPMSAIQAMRANGQALGLMLAEIGITVDCAPIIDVAQPDTTEAISCRTYGAGPMQVAALGRAMLEGLGAGGVVGVVKHMPGHGRAQVDSHHLLPTVTADAAALEVDLEPFRTLAQAPMGMTSHIVFEAWDRERPATLSPIVIEQVIRGAIGFDGLLMTDDIDMKALSGTAGEKAAGAIAAGCDLVLDCWARMDEMVEIAGRLGAIGDAARARLDRAMASVGAPTGDFDALIAQRDAFLALV; this is encoded by the coding sequence ATGAAGCCCGTCATCTTCGGCATCGCCGGCCTCGCCCTCACCCCCGACGAACGTGCCTTCTTCGCCGAGGCGGACCCCGCCGGCTACATCCTCTTCAAGCGCAACATCCGCGATCGGGAACAGGTTCGCGCGCTCACCGACGCGCTGCGCGACCTCTCCGGCCGCGCCGACCTGCCGATCCTGATCGATCAGGAGGGCGGCCGCGTCGCCCGCATGGGGCCGCCCGAATGGCCCGCCTTTCCCGCCGGCCCCGCCTTCGCCGCACTCTACGACACCGCGCCGATGTCGGCGATCCAGGCGATGCGCGCCAACGGCCAGGCGCTCGGCCTGATGCTCGCCGAGATCGGCATCACCGTCGATTGCGCCCCGATCATCGACGTCGCGCAGCCCGACACCACCGAGGCGATCAGCTGCCGCACCTATGGTGCCGGGCCGATGCAGGTTGCCGCGCTCGGCCGCGCGATGCTGGAGGGGCTGGGGGCCGGCGGCGTCGTCGGCGTCGTCAAGCATATGCCCGGCCACGGCCGCGCGCAGGTCGACAGCCATCATCTCCTCCCCACCGTCACCGCCGACGCCGCGGCCCTGGAGGTCGATCTCGAACCCTTCCGCACGCTGGCGCAGGCGCCGATGGGGATGACCTCGCACATCGTCTTCGAGGCCTGGGATCGCGAGCGCCCCGCGACCCTCTCGCCGATCGTGATCGAACAGGTGATCCGCGGCGCGATCGGTTTCGACGGGCTGCTGATGACCGACGACATCGACATGAAGGCGCTGTCCGGCACCGCGGGCGAGAAAGCCGCTGGTGCGATCGCCGCCGGGTGCGACCTCGTCCTCGATTGCTGGGCGCGGATGGACGAGATGGTCGAGATCGCCGGCAGGCTCGGTGCGATCGGCGATGCCGCGCGCGCACGCCTCGACCGCGCGATGGCGAGCGTCGGCGCACCGACGGGCGATTTCGACGCGCTGATCGCGCAACGCGACGCGTTTCTCGCTTTGGTCTGA
- a CDS encoding SPOR domain-containing protein produces MGDGLDLRDEDRLPWLETVEPDEEQGAPIGKTIALVVVGLAVLALIIFGIYKLQTRATADGQLIAAQDGDYKVKPDEPGGLKVKGEGDAAIATSAGKAGNGSIDLNAVPEKPIDGHRVAPTAKAAGPGGSNAVAQVPASSGKLVAAEPVSVQRKPAATGASGSLVQLGAYPSEALANSAWDGFSKRFSYLAPLGKSVQSVATGGRTLYRLRVNAGSANQAADICGRLRVAGESCFVAS; encoded by the coding sequence ATGGGGGACGGACTGGATCTGCGCGACGAGGACCGCCTGCCGTGGCTCGAAACCGTCGAGCCCGATGAGGAACAGGGCGCGCCGATCGGCAAGACGATCGCGCTGGTCGTCGTCGGCCTCGCCGTGCTCGCGCTGATCATCTTCGGCATCTACAAGCTGCAGACCCGCGCGACCGCCGATGGCCAGCTCATCGCCGCGCAGGACGGCGACTATAAGGTCAAGCCCGACGAGCCCGGTGGCCTCAAGGTCAAGGGCGAGGGCGATGCCGCGATCGCGACCAGCGCGGGCAAGGCGGGCAATGGCTCGATCGATCTCAACGCGGTGCCGGAAAAGCCGATCGACGGTCATCGCGTCGCGCCGACCGCCAAGGCCGCCGGCCCCGGCGGCAGCAACGCCGTCGCGCAGGTGCCGGCATCGAGCGGCAAGCTCGTCGCCGCGGAGCCGGTCAGCGTCCAGCGCAAGCCGGCGGCGACCGGCGCCAGCGGTTCGCTGGTCCAGCTCGGTGCCTATCCCAGCGAGGCGCTGGCGAACAGCGCATGGGACGGTTTCTCCAAGCGGTTCAGCTATTTGGCGCCGCTCGGCAAGTCGGTGCAATCGGTCGCCACCGGTGGCCGCACGCTCTACCGCCTGCGCGTCAACGCCGGCAGCGCCAATCAGGCCGCCGACATCTGCGGCCGCCTGCGCGTCGCCGGCGAAAGCTGCTTCGTCGCGAGCTGA
- the argS gene encoding arginine--tRNA ligase: protein MTLYTRFAAHVAAALDTLVAAGTLPADLDRKNVTVEPPRDASHGDLATNAAMVLAKPAKLNPRALGEALAAELAKLDEIAEASVAGPGFINLRLTDAAWRDELAQIQAAGDDYGRSTQGQGISVNVEYVSANPTGPMHMGHCRGAVVGDALAALLEFAGHKVIREYYVNDAGGQVDVLARSAHLRYREALGETIAIPEGLYPGDYLVPVGKDLAAEFGDRYVGAPEGEWLALFRTRAVAAMLVMIRADLALLGIHHDLFSSEAELQAAGKPEAAEAELRSRGLVYDGVLEAPKGETAEDWEPVELPLFRSTQFGDDQDRPIKKSNGQWTYFGADLAYHFQKSQSADQLIDIWGADHAGTVKRIQAAVAALTGGKTRFDVKLVQMVRLLRGGEPVKMSKRAGNFVTLADVVREVGKDVVRFTMLTRRSDAQMDFDFAKVVEASKDNPVFYVQYAHARVASLHRRAEEAGIAARAADLSRLDTEELALVKLAAQFPRIVETAATAREPHRIAFYLYDLAAAFHALWNVGNDRPDRRFLVVDDHDATAARLFLATAVAQIIRNGLSIMGVVAVSEMK, encoded by the coding sequence ATGACGCTTTACACCCGCTTCGCCGCGCATGTCGCCGCGGCTCTCGATACCCTCGTCGCCGCCGGCACGTTGCCGGCCGATCTCGATCGCAAGAACGTGACGGTCGAGCCGCCGCGCGACGCCAGTCACGGCGACCTCGCCACCAATGCCGCGATGGTCCTCGCCAAGCCGGCCAAGCTCAACCCGCGCGCGCTCGGTGAGGCGCTCGCCGCCGAACTGGCGAAGCTGGACGAGATCGCCGAGGCGAGCGTCGCCGGCCCCGGCTTCATCAACCTGCGCCTTACCGACGCCGCATGGCGCGACGAACTCGCGCAGATCCAGGCGGCCGGCGACGATTACGGCCGTTCGACGCAGGGGCAGGGGATCAGCGTCAACGTCGAATACGTTTCCGCCAATCCGACCGGTCCGATGCATATGGGCCATTGCCGCGGCGCGGTGGTCGGCGATGCGCTCGCCGCCTTGCTCGAATTCGCCGGCCACAAGGTCATCCGCGAATATTACGTCAACGATGCGGGCGGTCAGGTCGACGTGCTCGCCCGCTCGGCGCACCTGCGCTACCGCGAGGCGCTCGGCGAGACGATCGCGATCCCCGAGGGCCTGTACCCGGGCGATTATCTCGTCCCCGTCGGCAAGGACCTCGCCGCGGAATTCGGTGACCGCTACGTCGGCGCGCCGGAAGGCGAATGGCTGGCGCTGTTCCGCACCCGCGCGGTCGCGGCGATGCTGGTGATGATCCGCGCGGATCTGGCGCTGCTCGGCATCCACCACGACCTGTTTTCGTCGGAAGCCGAGTTGCAGGCCGCGGGCAAGCCCGAGGCGGCCGAGGCGGAGCTGCGGTCGCGTGGCCTCGTCTACGACGGCGTGCTCGAAGCCCCGAAGGGCGAAACGGCCGAGGATTGGGAGCCGGTCGAGCTGCCGCTGTTCCGCTCGACGCAGTTCGGCGACGATCAGGACCGGCCGATCAAGAAGTCGAACGGCCAGTGGACCTATTTCGGCGCCGACCTCGCCTATCATTTCCAGAAGAGCCAGTCGGCCGACCAGCTCATCGATATCTGGGGCGCTGACCATGCCGGTACCGTCAAGCGCATCCAGGCGGCGGTCGCCGCGCTGACCGGCGGCAAGACGCGCTTCGACGTCAAGCTCGTCCAGATGGTGCGGCTGCTGCGCGGCGGCGAGCCGGTCAAGATGTCGAAGCGCGCCGGCAATTTCGTCACGCTCGCCGACGTGGTGCGCGAGGTCGGCAAGGACGTCGTCCGCTTCACGATGCTGACCCGCCGCTCCGATGCGCAGATGGATTTCGACTTCGCCAAGGTGGTCGAGGCGTCGAAGGACAATCCGGTCTTCTACGTCCAATACGCCCACGCCCGCGTCGCCTCGCTGCACCGCCGCGCCGAGGAAGCGGGGATCGCGGCCCGCGCCGCCGATCTGTCCCGGCTTGATACGGAAGAGCTGGCGCTGGTGAAGCTCGCCGCGCAATTCCCGCGCATCGTCGAGACCGCTGCGACGGCGCGTGAACCGCATAGAATTGCGTTCTATCTGTATGACTTAGCTGCCGCCTTTCACGCTCTGTGGAATGTCGGCAACGACCGGCCCGACCGCCGCTTCCTGGTGGTCGACGATCATGATGCCACCGCGGCGCGTCTGTTCTTGGCGACGGCGGTCGCACAGATTATCCGTAACGGGCTGAGCATCATGGGTGTGGTCGCGGTTTCGGAGATGAAGTGA
- a CDS encoding DUF1501 domain-containing protein — MDRRSFLAAGGLGLLGSFAPRMAFARAATPKRFVFIIQRGAADGLGTIGATGDPAFVGARGDLAADLTAGTKLDAMFALHPAMANAAALYGKGQALFAHAIASPYRDRSHFDGQNVLETGGTGAYQLKDGWMNRLLGVVPTDDAKAIAIAATVPMALRGRREVASYAPSSLPDASDDLLARVTQLYQGDAQLHGLWNEAMQTRQLTGDLTRDNGRNAAATGALAARLLAPANGARIATIETGGWDTHAGQRGRLATQLKGLDAMLGALQTGLGPVWDDTLVLVATEFGRTVAINGTGGTDHGTGTAAMLFGGAVRGGRVLADWPGLASASLYEARDLKPTTPLDAFIGGAVADHFAVEPPRAMAALFPASAKTAAIEGLLRV; from the coding sequence ATGGATCGTCGCTCCTTCCTCGCCGCCGGCGGCCTCGGCCTGCTCGGCAGCTTCGCGCCGCGCATGGCCTTCGCCAGGGCGGCGACGCCCAAACGCTTCGTCTTCATCATCCAGCGTGGCGCCGCCGACGGGCTCGGCACGATCGGCGCGACCGGCGATCCCGCCTTCGTCGGTGCGCGCGGCGACCTCGCCGCCGATCTCACCGCGGGCACGAAGCTGGATGCGATGTTCGCGCTCCACCCGGCGATGGCCAACGCCGCCGCGCTCTACGGCAAGGGGCAGGCGCTGTTCGCGCATGCGATCGCCTCGCCCTATCGCGACCGCTCGCATTTCGACGGCCAGAACGTGCTCGAGACCGGCGGCACCGGCGCCTATCAGCTCAAGGACGGCTGGATGAACCGCCTGCTCGGCGTCGTCCCCACCGACGACGCCAAGGCGATCGCGATCGCCGCCACCGTGCCGATGGCGTTGCGCGGCCGCCGCGAGGTGGCGAGCTACGCGCCCTCGTCGCTGCCCGATGCCTCGGATGACCTGCTCGCTCGGGTAACGCAACTTTATCAAGGCGATGCGCAACTGCACGGGCTGTGGAACGAGGCGATGCAGACCCGCCAGCTGACCGGCGACCTCACCCGCGACAACGGCCGCAACGCCGCGGCGACCGGTGCGCTGGCGGCGCGGCTGCTCGCGCCGGCGAACGGCGCGCGGATCGCGACGATCGAGACCGGCGGCTGGGACACCCACGCCGGCCAGCGCGGCCGCCTCGCGACGCAGCTCAAGGGGCTCGACGCGATGCTTGGCGCGCTTCAGACGGGGCTAGGCCCGGTATGGGATGATACGTTGGTGCTCGTCGCCACCGAGTTCGGCCGCACCGTCGCGATCAACGGCACCGGCGGCACCGACCACGGCACCGGCACCGCGGCGATGCTGTTCGGCGGCGCGGTCCGCGGCGGCCGCGTCCTCGCCGACTGGCCCGGCCTTGCCTCCGCCAGCCTCTACGAGGCACGCGACCTCAAGCCGACGACGCCGCTCGACGCCTTCATCGGCGGCGCGGTCGCCGACCATTTCGCGGTCGAACCGCCCCGCGCGATGGCCGCGCTCTTCCCTGCGAGCGCGAAGACGGCGGCGATCGAGGGACTGCTGCGGGTGTGA